The Salvelinus alpinus chromosome 3, SLU_Salpinus.1, whole genome shotgun sequence genome segment TTATGGTCAAAGAAACTTCAATCCAAGACTTGGGCTATAAGTAGTAGTATCACTCAATCAGCCCTATTGCATTGTGGCATGATGTCGTCGCAGCAATAAAGCAGGCTACACTTAACTGACATGGTGAGTGACAAACTTGTTTTACAGTGTTATAGCGGAAACAGAGAAACATACTGTGCTGTTAATAAAGCTGGCTGCTCTGTTAGTTTCTTCAGCCAACCCCCTTAAGCAAGTACTGACGGCTGATTGGTCAAAAAGAGCTGGCTCTCATATCAGCAGCGATTTCAGCACACCTCCTGACTTTGAAACGACCAATGAAATGGTTCAACGGACAACATCAAAGATCTCACAATAGCAAGGGGGGAGGGAAGTACACCTCATGTTCTATTACCGGGAGTGTTACATTGTGTCAAATAATATGATTGTTGTATTAGTATATGATAAACATGTTAATAAACAATACAGAATTACTTATTTATGGTGCTGGATTCTTATTATTGGTGCATTTCTCAGAAATAGCTGGAATGTAGTTTGAGGATACAGGAATAGGCCTACAAATAATTTCTCTACAAGCATAGGCAGACATGCCGATTATTCGTTACAGAAACAGTATACATTGGGGAATTGGGCGGGTAGGCTTGCTTATTGACATTCTTGGCAAAACCTTGCAACACAAAGCGATATTCTATCATGCAGCAGCAAGTCTGACTAGTTCATTATTTCATGGAAAGAGAGATGCCACCATAGAAAATCCAGGCGATCTTCACTTTCGATGTGTAACCGGAAACACCGAATTATGTGCAATCAATGCTTTGACAGAAAACACTGCTGTGTTTGACATTTATGAGAGAATGCTTAGAAAGTGTAGGCAGACTTGACCGAATGTGTACAGCCGACATGACAGTTATCATTGAGGCTGAAACATTGTATTAAAATTGTATTCTACTTACGCGGTCTACTCTTTTTGCCAGAATCCATTCTTTTTCTGAGTCTACACCGCTTTGGAGGCGACCCATTATTATGGACGTCTTCCTGGACCTGAAGATCGTGGAAATGTTCAATTCCATTatgtccactaccactaccaccaccaccactactactactactactactactataacaacCGCCACTGGTACTGGTTCCATTTGAACCTAAGGCATTGCAGCTCCCGTTGCCAGTTTGTGTAGGATGGAATCCATTTGTCAAACCATTATCTTGGCAAACGCCTGTTCTTTTCTGATCCGATGCTTTGCCATTAACGTTATCCATTTTTTGGGGCGCAGGGAAAGCACTAGCGGGCAGTTTCAGACAATTAATCCGCTTTCCTCCGCGATGTTTCTTCAAAAGGACCGATGTCAGGCTATTTGGTAAATATCTATTGCGACAGAAAATAATGATGGCCCTTGCGTCTAAGTGGATAGTGGAACAATGCAACAACTGCTAGGACGTTCGGCTGAGGTCACTGTCGTTCATTTTGCTTCTTCATGCTCATCTCCTGCAGCAGCTTCCGAGTTAAACAGCCGGCAGCCTACGTCATTGTACAGGCTGTTTCGTATATCCCCCAAATGTTCCCTGGGGGAcaataattacatttttaaacTTCTCTTATTGCCATCTCCCATGGTCCAAATCAGTTGAAGTTACACATGAACTGTTACACATGAACTGACTGGGCTAAATGGACAGTTTATTAGCCTACTGTGTAATTATCTTGTAGTGTAGCCTATCAAGAACGGGGCTAATTAATTACATTGTTACACTGTAGGCCTAATAGGAACAATGTAACACGTTTCATTACAATAGGCAACATTGTAGTCTACCTACAAGTAAGCCTAATAATTATATCGGTTACCCAGAAGCAAAACTCTCTCGCGAAAATataatctgtccacgagagattagtcTAATAAGGACACAGGGGTTTCCcagtaaaaaaaatctaaaacataAATAGACAAAATAGCTAGCCCACATTTCTGAAGTCTTTAAAGTGGCAATCCGCAGACAATAACAAAGCCTGTTTCGGTAAAAATCTGAGGGAAGACCATCCgttatatcaaaattatagttttaaccatggtatgaggctatacagtgtttgtttagatttactttgtttacaaacattggagtataaccatcttatattttgggttctgatggagtgtgacagttgaactaaattAATTAGTTATTTctaaattatattcttcaagaatcaatgggtaggcctatatcattcatttataagttcccccaaaatgtatgcagcaactacagattgccacTTTAAGATTACGCCCCTTGTCATGTAAATATATCAAACCTAAATATAATAAAATCACTATTTGACTGTGTGGGAAAAATGTGGATATTGTAAAAACATTTTGACCTATAATAAAGCCAAAGGGTGGCGCCAAAGTGCATATATCTGATACTCTCTCGCgatctctctcaattaaattcaaatcaaggggctttgttggcatgggaaacatatgtttacattgccaaagcaagtgaaatggataaagaaaagtgaaataaacaataaaaagtcaACAGTTAACAgtaaataatctctctctctccctctctcacacacacatgcattgtTGTCTTTTTGCACACACAAAAACTAGCTATAATTGGTAAAAATAATGGCAACATGGTGTTGCTCCATTCTAAAAACCCAAATAAACTGTAAACTTCTGTGATATGCATATGCTTTATATTTATAGAATAATTTCCAACTAGACTGTTTGTCACTAGTTAgcccagccacaaagtcaaaattgtatATATCCCAAAAATTcatggtcttaatttaaggttaggcataaggttagcagtgtggatacggttagggttaaggttaggttaaaaaTCTGATTataagaagagaaattgtagaaataggcggggtttagccataattatgactttgtggcgaCGATTAACTAGGCTAGCCTACACCTCTGCGGGTTCTTCTGACGTCATCCCGGTATATTTCCCTCCAGTCTAGCCGATACAACATTTCCAGAGTTCTTTGCCACTCGCGTGATGGTCACCATTGAACTGCCTTACATTTTACAATGTATCACAAACCAAGCTTGTTAACCGGAGTCTGTTTATCCTATTAATTTACTCTATCCCATTAACCTGCTGCCTTGGCGCCGCTGCATGGATAACGGTACTACCGGGACTGGTAATTTGGGGAAATTATGGAAAAGACAAATGATTCAATGAAGTTGGGGGGAATAATCATTGTGCATTGATGGATTCCCAATGCATTATTAATAACGGATTAATATATAAGAATGGAACCAATTACATCTTATTAATCTCATGAGATCATCTTTGACCAAAGACCTGATGAAGGAACTTGCCAGGACCAGTATGACTACAGCGGGGATGGATCTGCGTCTGCTGAGGGCGCACCAAACAACCACTGCAACTTTGCCAATTCTGAGCCCCATGGAAAATGACACGACATGCGGGATGCAGATTCTCAGCCACGGGAATGTGGAGAAGGTTATTATCGGAGGAGTTCTCACTGTGCTCACTTTGCTCACCATTTGCGGGAACTTACTTGTGGTGATATCCGTGTGCTTTGTGAAGAAGCTGAAGCAGCCCTCCAATTATCTCATCGTTTCCCTGGCGGTCGCGGACCTGTCTATAGCGGTGGCGGTGATGCCTTTTGTCAGCATCACGGACCTCATTGGGGGGCAGTGGATCTTCGGACAGGTGTTCTGCAACGTTTTTATTGCCATGGACGTGATGTGTTGCACTGCATCAATCATGACCCTGTGTGTAATAAGCATAGACAGGTGAGTCAAGATGCAGTCTCGACTCCCTAATAAAACCATTCAATTGCAAATGTTCTTCTTTTTGTCTTTCCCCAAACcattatttatccaggttagtctcattTATAAGAAAAGTCAACAGCAATTAGCACCAATGAACAGACTTGCttatgttttttttattcaaCCATTGATGAACAATTGAGAATGGATTATTGTATCTATACCAACCCTGTCAACCCTATACCAGGGGTGGCCAACCCTCCTCCTCTTGAGTTTCTGGGCTGGGGGAAGGTGCAGGTTTTGACTGTagccctgctctaacacaccTGCTTCTAATCAGCTGCGCATCAGGACCTTGATTAGCATAATCAGGTGCGTTAGAGAAGGGCTAGAGCAAAAGCCTGCACTGCAGCAGGCTGCACTGCAGCAGGAAGATGGTTGGCCACCCTTTGATCTACAGTataccaggggtattcaactcttgcCCTACGAGGTCcaaagcctgctggttttctggtctacctgataattaattgcacccacctggtgtcccaggtaagtcagtccctgattagagggaaaCAATGAAAGaacacagtggaactggcttcgaggtccataGTTGAGTTTGAGGAATCTATACTATCCTGTGATTACTTTGTCAATCATATTACTTCCATCAAAGACTTCTCAATATTCAAAACAAATCTCTTTGCCGTTACAGGTACCTAGGCATAACTAAACCCTTGACCTACCCTGTGCGACAGAGTGGGAGATGCATGGCCAAAATAGTTCTGTCTGTGTGGCTGCTGTCGGCCTCCATCACCCTTCCCCCGTTGTTCGGCTGGGCCCAGAACGTCAACGACGACAAGGTGTGTCTAATCAGCCAGGACGTGGGCTACACTATCTATTCCACCGCCGTCGCGTTCTACATCCCCATGTcggtgatgttgatgatgtactACAACATCTACCGAGCGGCCAAGGTGAGTGCCGCCAAGCACACCATCCAAGGCTTCCCCAAGTTGGAGGACGAATGCAACAGTGTTGACTGCGTGGCCGCGGCCCTTAAGCTCCagaaggaggtagaggagtgCGCCAGTTTCTCTCGTCTGCTGAAGAATGACAGGAAGAACATCTCCATCTTCAAACGGGAACAGAAGGCGGCCGCCACCCTGGGCATCGTGGTGGGGGCCTTCTCCGTCTGTTGGCTGCCCTTCTTCCTTCTGTCCACGGCCAGGCCCTTCATCTGCGGGCCGGAGTGTAGCTGCGTTCCCCTCTGGGTGGAGAGGTTCCTGCTCTGGCTGGGCTACGCCAACTCCCTCATCAACCCCTTCATCTACGCCTTCTTCAACAGGGACCTGAGGACCACCTACCGTAACATCCTACTCTGCAGGTACAGGAACATCAACCGCAAACTCTCCGCCGCCAGCATGCACGAGGCCCTCAAACTGGCTGAGAGACCAGATCTGGTGATCTAGCTAGAACAGTGTTTCTTAAACTTCTCGTTTCACTCACAGAGACCGGCAAGCTATGGTTTGGATGAAAAATAGTATTTGACATTTGACTAAATTGAGGCAGATAACCCTCTGGACCAGTCAGCAAACATTGCTCTAGACTGAGGAATCCTATTCAGTTCATGAGTAGAGGAAGGCTATGTAAATGTATAGAAAATAACTTATTATTGTTCACACCTGGCACACACAAGAATATTAGCTCCACATTTTGTCTGGTTATTGGGACAGACCCAAACCAAGCGTCAGattacaatgtaaaaaattaaaTGTTAGATGACGGTGAAATGCAGAGAACATTTTTCGATAGCATGGCACACTCTTGTATTGGATGAGAGGACAAATAATAGGCTATGGCTGTGATACGACAAACGACGCCGTCATGTTATTTTGTTAGATATATCACTGTGTATTTGGTACTTGAAATTGAAAATCACACTCGATGCATAAAGTTTgtgtgagaaaaaaaaaagaaagaaaaaaaacattttaaagttAAACAATATGCACCACAGATGGTGAGCCATGGTTCCAGTTATGTATATTGAGTAACAGGAAAAATGTGTTCAATGAACCACCTTCGAAACCATTTGTGAAATTGTAATTATTATGTGTAGAATTTTGACCAAACTCAAAGTCATGCAACCCAATTATGTTAGTAACATATTTATATCTGCTTGACAGTTGGTCATATGGACATATTTCGTCAAATGTACCATGCACTTTAGAGCATAAGTAGTTTTGAGCCTTCAGCAGAGCACTtagccctaattgctcctgtaagtcgctctggataagagcatctgctaaatgactcaaatgtacatGTTGATATGATAAGAACTGGGATTAACCCTTCATTGTACAGCACATACTGTGAATATATTTTATCAATATATTAGTATTTGATCAGTCATATTAAGCTAGGCCTTTTTCAAGTATACTGAAATATTCAATGTTCAATATATATTTCAAGTATATTCAAGTATATTGTAGAGAAAAACCTTATGTTGATAGGGATGACATTGGCCAAGGTTGACTAGGGTGAATAATGGTACATAAATGTTTGATTGTAATGGTTTTGATTTGTTCATTTATTccagatgtttttatttttatttaaacaacATATCTGAGAACGAGAAGGAACAGGTTGTACAGTATGTAGGAACATTATATATTT includes the following:
- the LOC139570120 gene encoding 5-hydroxytryptamine receptor 7-like; amino-acid sequence: MRSSLTKDLMKELARTSMTTAGMDLRLLRAHQTTTATLPILSPMENDTTCGMQILSHGNVEKVIIGGVLTVLTLLTICGNLLVVISVCFVKKLKQPSNYLIVSLAVADLSIAVAVMPFVSITDLIGGQWIFGQVFCNVFIAMDVMCCTASIMTLCVISIDRYLGITKPLTYPVRQSGRCMAKIVLSVWLLSASITLPPLFGWAQNVNDDKVCLISQDVGYTIYSTAVAFYIPMSVMLMMYYNIYRAAKVSAAKHTIQGFPKLEDECNSVDCVAAALKLQKEVEECASFSRLLKNDRKNISIFKREQKAAATLGIVVGAFSVCWLPFFLLSTARPFICGPECSCVPLWVERFLLWLGYANSLINPFIYAFFNRDLRTTYRNILLCRYRNINRKLSAASMHEALKLAERPDLVI